A genomic segment from Streptomyces sp. NBC_00654 encodes:
- a CDS encoding DUF6193 family natural product biosynthesis protein yields MTNTVDAAWHDILTAYGEPFGPNESPLLEPFAKLVRVAHAEPLLRQLSPWTGMWELHFSRCTEMDYTWDIPYIGTLRDGRYYVEGPHRSSPRISETDSAQAAVAMVIDRLPPRCGPAFIGNAGELVACEKARDST; encoded by the coding sequence ATGACCAACACCGTCGATGCAGCCTGGCACGACATCCTGACCGCTTACGGCGAACCGTTCGGGCCGAACGAGTCACCGCTTCTGGAACCATTTGCAAAGCTCGTGCGGGTAGCGCATGCCGAACCACTGCTTCGCCAGCTCTCCCCGTGGACCGGTATGTGGGAGCTGCACTTCAGCAGGTGCACGGAGATGGACTACACCTGGGACATCCCGTACATCGGCACGCTGAGAGACGGCCGGTACTACGTCGAAGGACCGCATCGGAGCAGCCCTCGGATCTCAGAGACGGACAGCGCACAGGCCGCAGTAGCGATGGTCATCGATCGCCTGCCGCCACGTTGCGGCCCTGCCTTCATCGGCAATGCGGGAGAACTGGTCGCTTGCGAGAAGGCACGCGACAGCACATAG
- a CDS encoding MerR family transcriptional regulator, with product MCSSFIPPRQVKIGDAAAFVGTTPRAIRHYHEIGLLPEPVRGGDDRRRYGYEDMIRLLWIRRMADAGIALDDIRDAFTDTASTGADSDDGLASILERLEGTLVAQEAELRRQRTAVQRMRTEGSRMGLLSDFVTSRLKSLPEGSLHQADLDSLLVTERIFGPLGAAVQATRFIALATHPDLREASDRIDAAEEALDDTIAVDDPRVARVAAERHAFEKALQAVIEDSGLAESDDALFDSWDTLHPAIADEGGDEAGHSSGRGQESMSAFEATGKMPYDFSPARLRCMELAEELAAHESPASYCG from the coding sequence ATGTGTTCGTCCTTCATCCCGCCGCGCCAGGTCAAGATCGGTGACGCGGCGGCCTTCGTCGGCACCACGCCGCGGGCGATCCGTCACTACCACGAGATCGGCCTGCTCCCCGAGCCCGTGCGGGGCGGCGACGATCGCCGCCGCTACGGCTACGAAGACATGATCCGGCTGCTGTGGATCCGCAGGATGGCCGATGCCGGGATCGCCCTGGACGACATCCGTGACGCCTTCACCGACACGGCTTCCACCGGCGCCGACAGCGACGACGGCCTCGCGAGCATCCTGGAACGGCTGGAGGGAACCCTCGTCGCTCAGGAAGCAGAACTGCGGCGGCAACGGACTGCCGTGCAGCGCATGCGTACCGAGGGCAGCAGGATGGGTCTGCTCTCCGACTTCGTCACCAGCCGCCTCAAGAGCCTGCCCGAGGGCTCCCTGCACCAGGCGGACCTGGACAGCCTGCTGGTCACCGAGCGGATCTTCGGCCCGCTCGGTGCGGCCGTCCAGGCCACCCGTTTCATCGCCCTGGCCACTCACCCGGATCTGCGGGAGGCCTCCGACCGTATTGATGCCGCCGAGGAGGCACTCGATGACACGATCGCTGTCGATGACCCCCGCGTGGCCCGGGTGGCTGCCGAACGGCACGCCTTCGAAAAGGCGCTGCAGGCCGTTATCGAGGATTCCGGCCTGGCGGAGAGCGACGACGCGCTCTTCGACTCCTGGGACACTTTGCACCCCGCTATCGCAGATGAGGGTGGGGACGAGGCCGGCCATAGCTCTGGCAGGGGGCAAGAGTCCATGAGCGCATTCGAAGCCACCGGAAAGATGCCCTACGACTTCTCTCCGGCCCGCCTGCGCTGCATGGAATTGGCCGAAGAGCTCGCCGCCCACGAGTCACCCGCTTCCTACTGCGGTTGA
- a CDS encoding helix-turn-helix domain-containing protein translates to MTAACWLRYHRSRAVSTRGRADGRTAVVPRGVTAPGGRAARQLARGEGSTAIARDLRVGVRSVKRWRHSWAEGGPCSLRSQRPASLPRLSDQQFAQLEAESAKGCRAWPAGPALDVGPCGDGHRPALSSDVHDPGCAEAVGA, encoded by the coding sequence GTGACGGCTGCCTGTTGGCTGCGGTATCACCGGAGTCGTGCGGTATCCACAAGGGGGCGGGCTGACGGCCGAACGGCAGTAGTTCCGCGAGGAGTTACGGCTCCGGGCGGCCGGGCGGCCAGGCAGTTGGCCCGGGGCGAGGGCAGTACAGCGATTGCCAGGGATCTGCGGGTCGGTGTCCGCTCGGTCAAGCGATGGCGTCACTCGTGGGCCGAGGGCGGCCCGTGTTCCTTGCGGTCGCAGAGGCCGGCGTCGCTGCCGAGGCTGAGCGATCAGCAGTTCGCGCAGCTGGAGGCGGAGTCGGCCAAGGGGTGCCGCGCATGGCCGGCAGGACCGGCGCTGGACGTCGGCCCGTGTGGGGACGGTCATCGGCCGGCGCTTTCATCTGACGTGCACGATCCAGGGTGTGCGGAAGCTGTTGGTGCGTAA
- a CDS encoding transposase, producing MTPPHAKAWAPRGRTPVVRVRGRSRRRISIAAPTCCRPGHRSRLIHRPRRDDGRRDGRRGFSWRDYRDLLIAAHQQLGGTIVLIRDNLDVHKAAGLREFAASRDRLTIYCLPPYAPDLNPVEGIRSLLRRGWLSNVAFSTPEHLVQTARRGLRHIQYRSHLMDGCLTETGLTIRPT from the coding sequence ATGACGCCGCCGCACGCAAAGGCATGGGCCCCACGCGGCCGGACCCCGGTGGTCCGGGTCCGCGGACGTTCCCGCAGACGCATATCCATCGCCGCTCCGACCTGCTGCAGACCCGGACACCGGTCAAGGCTGATCCACCGGCCCCGCCGCGACGACGGCCGGCGTGACGGGCGCAGGGGCTTCTCCTGGCGTGACTACCGCGACCTGCTCATCGCCGCCCACCAGCAGCTCGGCGGCACGATCGTGCTCATCCGGGACAACCTCGACGTCCACAAGGCCGCCGGACTGCGGGAGTTCGCCGCATCCCGGGACCGGCTGACCATCTACTGCCTGCCGCCCTACGCACCCGACCTCAACCCCGTCGAAGGCATCCGGTCACTCCTACGGCGCGGATGGCTCTCCAACGTCGCCTTCAGCACCCCCGAACACCTCGTCCAGACCGCCCGGCGCGGCCTGCGGCACATTCAGTACCGCAGCCACCTCATGGACGGCTGCCTCACCGAGACCGGCCTGACCATCCGACCCACCTGA
- a CDS encoding transcriptional regulator has product MHDQPSCPPPPEDVLEIGAPEQFAALAHPLRQRLLFALGHRPATVSQLAAQLDARKGNAAHHLKVLREAGLVHVAETRQVRGGTEQYYQRTARHMVVAEPQAAGTAAMLAAVAQELDRSPAETHLTLRHLRLSPAKARELGETLAGLVDEAEENAEDQPVHGVLVALYQHALPTGTTGSAWAVS; this is encoded by the coding sequence ATGCACGATCAGCCTTCCTGTCCACCGCCTCCTGAGGATGTTCTGGAGATCGGTGCGCCTGAGCAGTTCGCGGCGCTCGCTCACCCGTTGCGTCAGCGGTTGCTCTTCGCCCTGGGCCACCGGCCTGCCACCGTCAGCCAGCTCGCGGCGCAACTCGACGCGAGGAAGGGCAATGCGGCCCACCACCTCAAAGTGCTCCGCGAAGCCGGGCTGGTCCATGTCGCAGAGACCCGCCAGGTCCGCGGCGGCACCGAGCAGTACTACCAGCGTACGGCCCGTCACATGGTCGTCGCCGAACCCCAAGCGGCAGGCACCGCCGCGATGCTCGCCGCAGTCGCTCAAGAGCTGGACCGCTCTCCCGCCGAGACCCACCTGACACTGCGCCACCTGCGTCTCAGCCCTGCGAAGGCAAGAGAACTCGGCGAGACCCTCGCCGGACTGGTCGATGAGGCCGAGGAGAATGCAGAGGACCAGCCTGTGCATGGTGTGTTGGTGGCGCTCTATCAGCATGCTCTGCCGACCGGCACCACCGGTTCCGCCTGGGCCGTGTCTTAG
- a CDS encoding S41 family peptidase has protein sequence MTTPTKLPPAPVIDEISRLLIDHYVYPETAEQLAGLLQRRLTEGAYEVDDAEGLARLVTADLQSVNGDRHLRLKHHADPVSPKQGAATRDAMRRDFDTSLGGVPRVQLLDGGVAVVKLAPMLFPLEWAAEPLSAALTLASRAQALIVDLRANRGGDPDTVAFVCSYLLDERTHLNTMYWRGGERNEQSWSLPHVPGACFGGSKPLYVLSSNSTFSAAEELAYDLQQLGRAVVVGERTRGGAHPCRGWTVHPHLEATVPVGRAINPVSSTNWEGTGVQPDVPCAAADSLDHAHALALARLAG, from the coding sequence ATGACGACTCCAACGAAGTTACCGCCGGCCCCTGTCATCGACGAGATATCCCGGCTCCTGATCGACCACTACGTCTACCCCGAGACAGCCGAGCAGCTCGCCGGCCTGCTGCAACGACGCCTCACCGAGGGCGCCTACGAGGTCGACGACGCCGAGGGCCTCGCCCGGCTGGTCACCGCGGACCTGCAGTCCGTCAACGGCGACCGACACCTGAGACTCAAGCACCACGCCGACCCGGTATCCCCGAAGCAGGGGGCAGCCACCCGGGACGCCATGCGCCGGGACTTCGACACCTCACTGGGCGGTGTGCCCCGGGTGCAGTTGCTCGACGGAGGGGTCGCCGTCGTGAAGCTGGCACCGATGCTGTTTCCGCTGGAATGGGCCGCCGAACCACTGAGCGCCGCACTCACCCTGGCCTCCCGCGCCCAGGCGCTGATCGTGGACCTTCGCGCCAACCGGGGCGGCGACCCGGACACGGTCGCCTTCGTCTGCAGCTACCTGCTGGACGAGCGCACCCACCTCAACACCATGTACTGGCGAGGCGGCGAGCGCAACGAGCAGTCCTGGAGCCTGCCGCACGTTCCCGGCGCGTGCTTCGGCGGCAGCAAGCCGTTGTATGTGCTGTCCAGTAACAGCACCTTCTCTGCCGCTGAAGAGCTGGCGTACGACCTCCAGCAGCTCGGCCGCGCCGTAGTCGTCGGCGAGCGCACCCGCGGCGGCGCACACCCGTGCAGGGGCTGGACCGTGCACCCACACCTGGAAGCCACCGTCCCCGTTGGCCGCGCCATCAACCCCGTCTCCAGCACGAACTGGGAGGGCACCGGTGTGCAGCCGGACGTCCCTTGCGCTGCTGCTGACTCCCTCGACCACGCGCACGCGCTGGCCCTCGCCCGACTGGCGGGCTGA
- a CDS encoding winged helix-turn-helix domain-containing protein: MGTVIGRRFHLTCTIQGVRKLLVRNGWSCQVPARRAMERDDDAVAGWAKEVRPRAEGSRRRVEPGSSSRTKPDSP, translated from the coding sequence GTGGGGACGGTCATCGGCCGGCGCTTTCATCTGACGTGCACGATCCAGGGTGTGCGGAAGCTGTTGGTGCGTAACGGGTGGTCCTGCCAGGTCCCGGCCCGACGCGCGATGGAGCGGGACGACGATGCGGTCGCGGGGTGGGCCAAGGAGGTGCGGCCCCGCGCGGAAGGCTCGCGGCGGCGCGTGGAGCCTGGCTCGTCTTCGAGGACGAAGCCGGATTCTCCATGA